One genomic segment of Odocoileus virginianus isolate 20LAN1187 ecotype Illinois chromosome 17, Ovbor_1.2, whole genome shotgun sequence includes these proteins:
- the NEURL4 gene encoding neuralized-like protein 4 isoform X9: MAAGSGGNGGSGGGPGPGPGGGGGPGGSGPGPGSGGGLGSGGELHPRTGRLVSLSACGRTARRQQPGQEFNHGLVLSREPLRDGRVFTVRIDRKVNSWSGSIEIGVTALDPSVLDFPSSATGLKGGSWVVSGCSVLRDGRSVLEEYGQDLDQLGEGDRVGVERTAAGELRLWVNGRDCGVAATGLPARVWAVVDLYGKCTQITVLPPEPSFSPPIPSPTPPLEPSAPPEDSALAEQGTSGDEGAEPLFPSHSTWSPAFMVSPAQARPETFPNSLESHNDFASMELSEVVSNAILSAYNGGLLNVNLSSPPAGEALGPSGAATSPIVTSNDALLFHEKCGTLIKLSNNNKTAERRRPLDEFNNGVVMTNRPLRDNEMFEIRIDKLVDKWSGSIEIGVTTHNPNNLEYPATMTNLQSGTIMMSGCGILTNGKGTRREYCEFSLDELQEGDHIGLTRKSNSALHFFINGIDQGVATPLTPPVVYGVVDLYGMAVKVTIVHNNNHSDRLRRNNAILRALSPEGALRRAAPTTQAEPERLLFHPNCGQKAAITHEGRTALRPHATDDFNHGVVLSSRALRDGEVFQVRIDKMVDKWAGSIEIGVTTHNPAYLQLPSTMTNLRSGTWMMTGNGVMHNGTTILDEYGHNLDRLKPPFFQGRGHGGRGAAGGWDSPLLRQWHDSGSRCLECAPRSLCRRGSLWPGGPGHHCGRQVPPVPEPLPEGNNQVSPSSPSSGAGGSDLRFHQLHGSNAVITNGGRTALRHNCRSEFNDAIVISNRALRDGELFEIVIQKMVDRWSGSIEAGVTAIRPEDLEFPNTMTDIDYDTWMLSGTAIMQDGNTMRNNYGCDLDALGTGARIGMMRTAKGDLHYFINGQDQGAACSGLPPGKEVYAVVDLYGQCVQVSITNATGPMDNSLATSNTATEKSFPLHSPVAGVAHRFHSTCGKNIALEEDGTRAVRAAGYAHGLVFSTKELRTEEIFEVKVEELDEKWAGSLRLGLTTLAPGDMGPGAGGGPGLPPSLPELRTKTTWMVSSCEVRRDGQLQRMNYGRNLERLGVGSRVGIRRGADDTMHVLVDGEDMGPAATGIAKSVWAVLDLYGPVRSVSIVSSTRLDEPEGTQPPSPSSDTGSEGEEDDEGEEHGLEVRIDFLNRQWTSSLVLGVITCPPERLNFPASACALKRAAWLLRGRGVFHNGLKICEKSGPNLDTCPEGTILGLRLDSSGGLHLHINGMDQGVAVPDVPQPCHALVDLYGQCEQVTIVSPEPGAASGKSAGTQGDMEKADMVDGIKESVCWGPPPTTSPLKSCEYHALCSRFQELLLLPEDYFMPPPKRSLCYCESCRKLRGDEAHRRRGEPPREYALPFGWCRFNLRVNPRLEAGTLTKKWHMAYHGSNVAAVRRVLDRGELGAGTASILSCRPLKGEPGTGFEEPGENCAPPREEQPPPVLLSPSLQYAGAETLASKVQFRDPKSQRTHQAQVAFQVCVRPGSYTPGPPSAALREPPDPHFSPAELEWVTKEKGATLLYALLVRVE, from the exons ATGGCGGCGGGGTCGGGTGGGAATGGGGGCTCCGGGGGAGGCCCCGGGCCGGGGCCGGGTGGGGGTGGTGGCCCCGGCGGGAGCGGCCCAGGGCCGGGGTCCGGCGGGGGTCTGGGCAGCGGCGGGGAGCTGCACCCGCGCACCGGGCGCTTGGTGAGCTTGTCGGCCTGTGGGCGTACAGCGCGGCGGCAGCAGCCAGGCCAGGAGTTTAACCACGGGCTGGTGTTGAGTCGGGAACCCTTGCGCGATGGACGCGTCTTCACCGTCCGCATCGATCGCAAG GTCAACTCCTGGAGTGGCTCCATTGAGATTGGGGTGACGGCACTGGACCCCAGTGTGCTGGATTTCCCAAGCAGCGCCACAGGGCTGAAGGGGGGCTCGTGGGTAGTATCGGGCTGCTCGGTGCTGAGGGATGGACGGTCTGTGCTGGAGGAGTATGGGCAGGACCTCGACCAGCTTGGCGAAGGGGACCGTGTGGGCGTGGAGCGCACGGCTGCCGGGGAGCTGCGGCTCTGGGTGAACGGGCGGGATTGCGGTGTGGCTGCCACGGGTCTTCCAGCTCGTGTCTGGGCCGTCGTGGACCTTTACGGCAAGTGCACACAGATCACTGTGCTCCCCCCTGAGCCGAGCTTCAGCCCCCCTATTCCCAGCCCCACGCCTCCCCTTGAGCCCTCTGCCCCCCCTGAAGATTCTGCCTTGGCTGAACAGGGGACCTCTGGGGATGAAG GGGCTGAACCCTTATTCCCCTCCCATTCCACCTGGTCCCCAGCCTTCATGGTATCCCCAGCGCAGGCCCGACCGGAGACGTTTCCTAACAGCCTTGAGTCGCATAATG ACTTTGCCAGCATGGAGCTCTCCGAGGTGGTGAGCAATGCCATCCTGTCTGCGTACAACGGGGGGCTCCTAAATGTGAACCTGAGCTCCCCTCCAGCAGGGGAAGCACTGGGGCCTAGCGGTGCTGCCACCTCACCCATTGTCACCTCCAACGATGCTCTCCTTTTCCATGAGAAGTGTGGAACCCTCATCAAGCTCAGCAACAATAATAAGACTGCTGAGCGCCGCCGGCCCCTGGATGAATTCAACAACGGGGTTGTCATGACCAACCGCCCGCTCCGGGACAATGAGATGTTTGAG ATCCGCATCGATAAGCTCGTAGATAAGTGGTCAGGCTCCATTGAGATTGGTGTCACCACCCACAACCCCAACAATCTGGAGTACCCAGCCACCATGACCAACCTGCAGTCAG GCACCATCATGATGAGCGGCTGTGGGATCCTGACCAATGGCAAGGGCACCCGCCGGGAGTACTGTGAATTCAGCCTGGATGAGCTGCAG GAGGGTGACCACATTGGTCTCACAAGGAAGTCCAACTCTGCTCTGCACTTCTTCATTAATGGCATTGATCAGG GTGTGGCGACCCCCTTGACGCCCCCAGTGGTGTATGGTGTGGTGGACTTGTATGGGATGGCCGTGAAGGTGACCATCGTCCACAATAACAACCACAGTGACCGCCTTCGCCGGAACAATGCCATCCTGCGGGCTCTGTCCCCTGAGGGTGCTCTCCGCCGGGCTGCTCCTACAACCCAGGCAGAACCCGAGCGCCTGCTCTTCCACCCCAACTGTGGGCAGAAGGCAGCCATCACCCACGAGGGACGCACTGCCCTGAGGCCCCA TGCCACCGACGACTTCAATCACGGCGTGGTGCTGAGCAGCAGAGCCCTGCGGGACGGAGAGGTGTTCCAGGTGCGCATCGACAAGATGGTGGACAAGTGGGCTGGCTCCATCGAGATTGGCGTCACCACCCACAACCCTGCCTACCTCCAGTTGCCCTCCACCATGACCAACTTGCGCTCTG GGACCTGGATGATGACAGGGAATGGGGTGATGCACAATGGGACGACCATCTTGGATGAATACGGGCACAACCTGGACCGACTCAAG CCCCCCttcttccaaggcaggggacacggtGGGCGTGGTGCGGCGGGAGGATGGGACTCTCCACTTCTTCGTCAATGGCATGACTCAGGGTCCCGCTGCCTGGAATGTGCCCCCAGGAGTCTATGCCGTCGTGGATCTCTATGGCCAGGCGGCCCAGGCCACCATTGTGGACGAC AGGTGCCCCCAGTCCCTGAACCACTCCCTGAGGGAAACAACCAGGTGTCCCCAAGTTCCCCATCGTCTGGGGCTGGGGGCTCGGACCTCCGATTCCACCAGCTGCACGGCAGCAATGCCGTCATCACCAACGGGGGCCGTACTGCGCTCCGCCACAATTGCCGCAGCGAGTTCAACGATGCCATTGTCATCTCCAACCG AGCCCTGAGAGATGGCGAGCTGTTTGAAATCGTCATTCAGAAGATGGTGGACCGCTGGTCAGGCTCCATTGAGGCTG GAGTGACCGCTATTCGGCCGGAGGACCTTGAATTCCCCAATACTATGACAGACATTGACTATGACACATGGATGCTGAG CGGCACGGCTATCATGCAAGATGGGAACACCATGCGCAACAACTACGGGTGTGATCTTGACGCGCTGGGCACTGGCGCCCGCATCGGTATGATGCGCACGGCCAAGGGCGACCTGCACTACTTCATCAACGGCCAGGACCAAGGCGCTGCGTGCTCAGGCTTGCCTCCCGGTAAAG AGGTGTATGCAGTAGTGGATCTGTACGGCCAGTGCGTCCAagtgtccatcaccaatgccaccggccccatggacaacagcctgGCGACCAGCAACACCGCCACTGAGAAGTCCTTCCCCCTGCACTCCCCAG TGGCTGGCGTGGCCCACAGATTCCACAGCACCTGCGGCAAGAACATCGCTCTGGAAGAAGACGGCACGAGGGCGGTGCGAGCAGCCGGCTACGCCCATGGCCTGGTCTTCAGCACCAAGGAGCTCAGGACTGAGGAGATCTTCGAG GTAAAGGTGGAGGAGCTGGATGAGAAGTGGGCCGGCTCCCTCCGCTTAGGGCTGACCACACTAGCGCCTGGGGACATGGGGCCCGGTGCGGGCGGGGGCCCGGgactgcctccctccctgccagAGCTCCGGACGAAGACCACCTGGATGGTGTCCAGCTGTGAAGTGAGGCGGGACGGGCAACTCCAGAGGATGAACTATGGCCGGAACCTGGAGAGGCTGGGG GTGGGAAGCCGTGTAGGCATTCGCCGAGGGGCAGACGACACAATGCACGTCCTGGTAGACGGAGAGGACATGGGTCCTGCAGCCACTGGCATCGCCAAG AGTGTGTGGGCTGTGTTGGATCTATATGGGCCAGTCCGGAGTGTCTCTATTGTCAGCTCCACCCGTCTGGATGAGCCAGAAGGCACTCAGCCTCCTTCCCCCAGCTCGGATACCGGCAGCGAGGGCGAGGAGGACGACGAAGGCGAGGAGCATGGCCTGGAA GTGCGGATAGACTTCCTGAACCGGCAGTGGACATCTTCCCTTGTCCTGGGAGTCATCACCTGCCCACCAGAGAGGCTCAACTTCCCTGCTTCCGCCTGTGCCCTCAAACGGGCAGCCTGGCTGCTGCGGGGCCGAGGGGTCTTCCACAATGGCCTCAag ATCTGTGAGAAATCTGGGCCAAATCTGGACACATGTCCAGAAGGCACCATCCTGGGACTGCGGCTGGACAGCTCTGGGGGGCTGCACCTCCATATCAATGGAATGGACCAGGGGGTGGCTGTGCCAGAtgtcccccagccctgccacGCGCTTGTGGACCTCTATGGGCAGTGTGAGCAG GTGACAATCGTGAGCCCTGAACCAGGGGCTGCCAGTGGGAAAAGTGCTGGAACCCAAGGGGACATGGAGAAAGCTGACATGGTGGATG GTATCAAGGAGAGTGTGTGCTGGGGCCCACCGCCCACCACTAGCCCCCTCAAAAGCTGCGAGTACCACGCCCTTTGCTCCCGTTTCCAGGAACTGCTGCTGCTTCCTG AGGACTATTTCATGCCTCCGCCAAAGCGTAGCCTATGCTACTGTGAGTCTTGCCGAAAACTTCGAGGGGACGAGGCCCACAGGCGCCGTGGGGAGCCCCCCCGTGAATACGCTCTGCCCTTTGGCTGGTGCAGGTTCAACCTCAG GGTGAACCCCCGCCTGGAGGCTGGGACGCTAACCAAGAAGTGGCACATGGCCTACCATGGGAGCAATGTAGCGGCTGTCCGGAGGGTGCTGGACCGAGGGGAGCTAGGGGCAG GCACTGCTTCCATCCTGAGCTGCCGGCCCTTGAAGGGAGAGCCTGGGACAGGGTTTGAGGAGCCTGGAGAGAACTGTGCACCCCCCCGGGAGGAGCAGCCCCCTCCAGTGCtgctttccccctccctccaatATGCTGGGGCTGAGACCCTGGCATCCAAAGTGCA ATTCCGGGACCCCAAATCCCAGCGGACGCACCAGGCCCAGGTGGCGTTCCAAGTGTGTGTGCGCCCTGGCTCTTACACCCCGGGACCCCCTTCCGCGGCCCTCAGAGAGCCTCCCGACCCTCACTTCAGTCCAGCCGAACTTGAGTGGGTGAccaaggagaagggggccacgCTTCTCTATGCCCTGCTGGTACGGGTGGAGTGA
- the NEURL4 gene encoding neuralized-like protein 4 isoform X2, translated as MAAGSGGNGGSGGGPGPGPGGGGGPGGSGPGPGSGGGLGSGGELHPRTGRLVSLSACGRTARRQQPGQEFNHGLVLSREPLRDGRVFTVRIDRKVNSWSGSIEIGVTALDPSVLDFPSSATGLKGGSWVVSGCSVLRDGRSVLEEYGQDLDQLGEGDRVGVERTAAGELRLWVNGRDCGVAATGLPARVWAVVDLYGKCTQITVLPPEPSFSPPIPSPTPPLEPSAPPEDSALAEQGTSGDEGAEPLFPSHSTWSPAFMVSPAQARPETFPNSLESHNDFASMELSEVVSNAILSAYNGGLLNVNLSSPPAGEALGPSGAATSPIVTSNDALLFHEKCGTLIKLSNNNKTAERRRPLDEFNNGVVMTNRPLRDNEMFEIRIDKLVDKWSGSIEIGVTTHNPNNLEYPATMTNLQSGTIMMSGCGILTNGKGTRREYCEFSLDELQEGDHIGLTRKSNSALHFFINGIDQGVATPLTPPVVYGVVDLYGMAVKVTIVHNNNHSDRLRRNNAILRALSPEGALRRAAPTTQAEPERLLFHPNCGQKAAITHEGRTALRPHATDDFNHGVVLSSRALRDGEVFQVRIDKMVDKWAGSIEIGVTTHNPAYLQLPSTMTNLRSGTWMMTGNGVMHNGTTILDEYGHNLDRLKPPFFQGRGHGGRGAAGGWDSPLLRQWHDSGSRCLECAPRSLCRRGSLWPGGPGHHCGRQVPPVPEPLPEGNNQVSPSSPSSGAGGSDLRFHQLHGSNAVITNGGRTALRHNCRSEFNDAIVISNRALRDGELFEIVIQKMVDRWSGSIEAGVTAIRPEDLEFPNTMTDIDYDTWMLSGTAIMQDGNTMRNNYGCDLDALGTGARIGMMRTAKGDLHYFINGQDQGAACSGLPPEVYAVVDLYGQCVQVSITNATGPMDNSLATSNTATEKSFPLHSPVAGVAHRFHSTCGKNIALEEDGTRAVRAAGYAHGLVFSTKELRTEEIFEVKVEELDEKWAGSLRLGLTTLAPGDMGPGAGGGPGLPPSLPELRTKTTWMVSSCEVRRDGQLQRMNYGRNLERLGVGSRVGIRRGADDTMHVLVDGEDMGPAATGIAKSVWAVLDLYGPVRSVSIVSSTRLDEPEGTQPPSPSSDTGSEGEEDDEGEEHGLEGQNQVAIMPTALEFLENHGKNILLSNGNRTATRVASYNQGIVVVNQPLVPQLLVQVRIDFLNRQWTSSLVLGVITCPPERLNFPASACALKRAAWLLRGRGVFHNGLKICEKSGPNLDTCPEGTILGLRLDSSGGLHLHINGMDQGVAVPDVPQPCHALVDLYGQCEQVTIVSPEPGAASGKSAGTQGDMEKADMVDGIKESVCWGPPPTTSPLKSCEYHALCSRFQELLLLPEDYFMPPPKRSLCYCESCRKLRGDEAHRRRGEPPREYALPFGWCRFNLRVNPRLEAGTLTKKWHMAYHGSNVAAVRRVLDRGELGAGTASILSCRPLKGEPGTGFEEPGENCAPPREEQPPPVLLSPSLQYAGAETLASKVQFRDPKSQRTHQAQVAFQVCVRPGSYTPGPPSAALREPPDPHFSPAELEWVTKEKGATLLYALLVRVE; from the exons ATGGCGGCGGGGTCGGGTGGGAATGGGGGCTCCGGGGGAGGCCCCGGGCCGGGGCCGGGTGGGGGTGGTGGCCCCGGCGGGAGCGGCCCAGGGCCGGGGTCCGGCGGGGGTCTGGGCAGCGGCGGGGAGCTGCACCCGCGCACCGGGCGCTTGGTGAGCTTGTCGGCCTGTGGGCGTACAGCGCGGCGGCAGCAGCCAGGCCAGGAGTTTAACCACGGGCTGGTGTTGAGTCGGGAACCCTTGCGCGATGGACGCGTCTTCACCGTCCGCATCGATCGCAAG GTCAACTCCTGGAGTGGCTCCATTGAGATTGGGGTGACGGCACTGGACCCCAGTGTGCTGGATTTCCCAAGCAGCGCCACAGGGCTGAAGGGGGGCTCGTGGGTAGTATCGGGCTGCTCGGTGCTGAGGGATGGACGGTCTGTGCTGGAGGAGTATGGGCAGGACCTCGACCAGCTTGGCGAAGGGGACCGTGTGGGCGTGGAGCGCACGGCTGCCGGGGAGCTGCGGCTCTGGGTGAACGGGCGGGATTGCGGTGTGGCTGCCACGGGTCTTCCAGCTCGTGTCTGGGCCGTCGTGGACCTTTACGGCAAGTGCACACAGATCACTGTGCTCCCCCCTGAGCCGAGCTTCAGCCCCCCTATTCCCAGCCCCACGCCTCCCCTTGAGCCCTCTGCCCCCCCTGAAGATTCTGCCTTGGCTGAACAGGGGACCTCTGGGGATGAAG GGGCTGAACCCTTATTCCCCTCCCATTCCACCTGGTCCCCAGCCTTCATGGTATCCCCAGCGCAGGCCCGACCGGAGACGTTTCCTAACAGCCTTGAGTCGCATAATG ACTTTGCCAGCATGGAGCTCTCCGAGGTGGTGAGCAATGCCATCCTGTCTGCGTACAACGGGGGGCTCCTAAATGTGAACCTGAGCTCCCCTCCAGCAGGGGAAGCACTGGGGCCTAGCGGTGCTGCCACCTCACCCATTGTCACCTCCAACGATGCTCTCCTTTTCCATGAGAAGTGTGGAACCCTCATCAAGCTCAGCAACAATAATAAGACTGCTGAGCGCCGCCGGCCCCTGGATGAATTCAACAACGGGGTTGTCATGACCAACCGCCCGCTCCGGGACAATGAGATGTTTGAG ATCCGCATCGATAAGCTCGTAGATAAGTGGTCAGGCTCCATTGAGATTGGTGTCACCACCCACAACCCCAACAATCTGGAGTACCCAGCCACCATGACCAACCTGCAGTCAG GCACCATCATGATGAGCGGCTGTGGGATCCTGACCAATGGCAAGGGCACCCGCCGGGAGTACTGTGAATTCAGCCTGGATGAGCTGCAG GAGGGTGACCACATTGGTCTCACAAGGAAGTCCAACTCTGCTCTGCACTTCTTCATTAATGGCATTGATCAGG GTGTGGCGACCCCCTTGACGCCCCCAGTGGTGTATGGTGTGGTGGACTTGTATGGGATGGCCGTGAAGGTGACCATCGTCCACAATAACAACCACAGTGACCGCCTTCGCCGGAACAATGCCATCCTGCGGGCTCTGTCCCCTGAGGGTGCTCTCCGCCGGGCTGCTCCTACAACCCAGGCAGAACCCGAGCGCCTGCTCTTCCACCCCAACTGTGGGCAGAAGGCAGCCATCACCCACGAGGGACGCACTGCCCTGAGGCCCCA TGCCACCGACGACTTCAATCACGGCGTGGTGCTGAGCAGCAGAGCCCTGCGGGACGGAGAGGTGTTCCAGGTGCGCATCGACAAGATGGTGGACAAGTGGGCTGGCTCCATCGAGATTGGCGTCACCACCCACAACCCTGCCTACCTCCAGTTGCCCTCCACCATGACCAACTTGCGCTCTG GGACCTGGATGATGACAGGGAATGGGGTGATGCACAATGGGACGACCATCTTGGATGAATACGGGCACAACCTGGACCGACTCAAG CCCCCCttcttccaaggcaggggacacggtGGGCGTGGTGCGGCGGGAGGATGGGACTCTCCACTTCTTCGTCAATGGCATGACTCAGGGTCCCGCTGCCTGGAATGTGCCCCCAGGAGTCTATGCCGTCGTGGATCTCTATGGCCAGGCGGCCCAGGCCACCATTGTGGACGAC AGGTGCCCCCAGTCCCTGAACCACTCCCTGAGGGAAACAACCAGGTGTCCCCAAGTTCCCCATCGTCTGGGGCTGGGGGCTCGGACCTCCGATTCCACCAGCTGCACGGCAGCAATGCCGTCATCACCAACGGGGGCCGTACTGCGCTCCGCCACAATTGCCGCAGCGAGTTCAACGATGCCATTGTCATCTCCAACCG AGCCCTGAGAGATGGCGAGCTGTTTGAAATCGTCATTCAGAAGATGGTGGACCGCTGGTCAGGCTCCATTGAGGCTG GAGTGACCGCTATTCGGCCGGAGGACCTTGAATTCCCCAATACTATGACAGACATTGACTATGACACATGGATGCTGAG CGGCACGGCTATCATGCAAGATGGGAACACCATGCGCAACAACTACGGGTGTGATCTTGACGCGCTGGGCACTGGCGCCCGCATCGGTATGATGCGCACGGCCAAGGGCGACCTGCACTACTTCATCAACGGCCAGGACCAAGGCGCTGCGTGCTCAGGCTTGCCTCCCG AGGTGTATGCAGTAGTGGATCTGTACGGCCAGTGCGTCCAagtgtccatcaccaatgccaccggccccatggacaacagcctgGCGACCAGCAACACCGCCACTGAGAAGTCCTTCCCCCTGCACTCCCCAG TGGCTGGCGTGGCCCACAGATTCCACAGCACCTGCGGCAAGAACATCGCTCTGGAAGAAGACGGCACGAGGGCGGTGCGAGCAGCCGGCTACGCCCATGGCCTGGTCTTCAGCACCAAGGAGCTCAGGACTGAGGAGATCTTCGAG GTAAAGGTGGAGGAGCTGGATGAGAAGTGGGCCGGCTCCCTCCGCTTAGGGCTGACCACACTAGCGCCTGGGGACATGGGGCCCGGTGCGGGCGGGGGCCCGGgactgcctccctccctgccagAGCTCCGGACGAAGACCACCTGGATGGTGTCCAGCTGTGAAGTGAGGCGGGACGGGCAACTCCAGAGGATGAACTATGGCCGGAACCTGGAGAGGCTGGGG GTGGGAAGCCGTGTAGGCATTCGCCGAGGGGCAGACGACACAATGCACGTCCTGGTAGACGGAGAGGACATGGGTCCTGCAGCCACTGGCATCGCCAAG AGTGTGTGGGCTGTGTTGGATCTATATGGGCCAGTCCGGAGTGTCTCTATTGTCAGCTCCACCCGTCTGGATGAGCCAGAAGGCACTCAGCCTCCTTCCCCCAGCTCGGATACCGGCAGCGAGGGCGAGGAGGACGACGAAGGCGAGGAGCATGGCCTGGAA GGCCAGAACCAAGTGGCCATTATGCCCACAGCCCTCGAGTTCCTGGAGAACCATGGGAAGAATATTCTCTTGTCCAATGGGAACCGTACGGCTACGCGAGTGGCCAGCTACAACCAGGGCATCGTTGTCGTCAACCAGCCCCTGGTGCCCCAGCTGCTGGTCCAG GTGCGGATAGACTTCCTGAACCGGCAGTGGACATCTTCCCTTGTCCTGGGAGTCATCACCTGCCCACCAGAGAGGCTCAACTTCCCTGCTTCCGCCTGTGCCCTCAAACGGGCAGCCTGGCTGCTGCGGGGCCGAGGGGTCTTCCACAATGGCCTCAag ATCTGTGAGAAATCTGGGCCAAATCTGGACACATGTCCAGAAGGCACCATCCTGGGACTGCGGCTGGACAGCTCTGGGGGGCTGCACCTCCATATCAATGGAATGGACCAGGGGGTGGCTGTGCCAGAtgtcccccagccctgccacGCGCTTGTGGACCTCTATGGGCAGTGTGAGCAG GTGACAATCGTGAGCCCTGAACCAGGGGCTGCCAGTGGGAAAAGTGCTGGAACCCAAGGGGACATGGAGAAAGCTGACATGGTGGATG GTATCAAGGAGAGTGTGTGCTGGGGCCCACCGCCCACCACTAGCCCCCTCAAAAGCTGCGAGTACCACGCCCTTTGCTCCCGTTTCCAGGAACTGCTGCTGCTTCCTG AGGACTATTTCATGCCTCCGCCAAAGCGTAGCCTATGCTACTGTGAGTCTTGCCGAAAACTTCGAGGGGACGAGGCCCACAGGCGCCGTGGGGAGCCCCCCCGTGAATACGCTCTGCCCTTTGGCTGGTGCAGGTTCAACCTCAG GGTGAACCCCCGCCTGGAGGCTGGGACGCTAACCAAGAAGTGGCACATGGCCTACCATGGGAGCAATGTAGCGGCTGTCCGGAGGGTGCTGGACCGAGGGGAGCTAGGGGCAG GCACTGCTTCCATCCTGAGCTGCCGGCCCTTGAAGGGAGAGCCTGGGACAGGGTTTGAGGAGCCTGGAGAGAACTGTGCACCCCCCCGGGAGGAGCAGCCCCCTCCAGTGCtgctttccccctccctccaatATGCTGGGGCTGAGACCCTGGCATCCAAAGTGCA ATTCCGGGACCCCAAATCCCAGCGGACGCACCAGGCCCAGGTGGCGTTCCAAGTGTGTGTGCGCCCTGGCTCTTACACCCCGGGACCCCCTTCCGCGGCCCTCAGAGAGCCTCCCGACCCTCACTTCAGTCCAGCCGAACTTGAGTGGGTGAccaaggagaagggggccacgCTTCTCTATGCCCTGCTGGTACGGGTGGAGTGA